The Methylomonas montana genome has a window encoding:
- a CDS encoding lanthionine synthetase LanC family protein has product MTTQAKTSALQQLDEMLTDLKRIAHEEIRELRWRGFGFDAALVQGAQRSVHPSNMADAAINHRMINIFRKWKHRYKLMLEDWCQAHDSKILQYKFGRITEIFTHSEETHDGGAAVIIFAVENGMKLIYKPKSADTDEFIEWFCSELRKHQIHTPLYIPLTIRLNHGCLQQFITQDPLNTSAVDAKSIGAAVAILYVLRATDIHSKNIIISQGKTYILDTETIFSQKGNYLDYYSPFDVGIFPSPTAVKEGEVFDFSIIEIITAGLRSQPTELFLSTAIKFFSKTLHEISSVKHHIIDAVKFRINCNDILIRTILRPSFGYFYIIKKLPLLLKISKKYRCNIASQMLVNKSSILPEVFKEECKSLADYEIPAFRVSVKYGAVYYRGILVSNSPSPIDDWIDHIKELSPGRCTYISNLILKSVKSIPLDKQCSGNLSRKPARSYLQAKNLVHSIYKTIEKFAYLSIESDELYADFPIEKSRFRLLRHNIGLYNGWSGFALFSRLYGHVFDKPHSIDLADKIVSMCAKTAVQTNFIDLAMGISGIVIAQEYPNTYHLKKDICNPLWRHIDYQALSDLQMNCGHDFINGTSGAYFAAYQSMDNNFDHAKGVLDFQQFFIDSTLEKLASSPHMPIGVAHGSSGLLVGLAAVYRLTQSSAQKTAIVNAINMTLKRQDEFFDPSRGWPDLRHGTSLGCSDYLTNWCSGVTGIAWARVLLLRYMGAALLNESNELIERTVHLAVKLVMNSAVAAPFDLCCGEAGKIDFLINIAPYHTGTVVKKTAALRAIAMADQLLSMGNTFRGGASNNVGLFKGPSGIGYVLCRVLSSDTYRGFM; this is encoded by the coding sequence TTGACTACACAGGCGAAAACCAGCGCCTTGCAACAACTCGACGAAATGCTTACTGATCTAAAACGTATAGCCCATGAGGAAATAAGGGAGTTGCGTTGGCGTGGGTTTGGATTTGATGCCGCCCTAGTGCAAGGAGCGCAACGATCCGTCCATCCGTCCAACATGGCGGACGCAGCGATAAACCATCGAATGATCAATATTTTTCGAAAATGGAAGCACCGCTATAAACTTATGTTGGAAGACTGGTGTCAGGCACATGATTCTAAAATTCTACAGTATAAATTTGGTCGTATCACAGAAATATTTACTCATTCCGAGGAAACACACGATGGTGGTGCCGCAGTGATAATTTTTGCTGTAGAAAATGGAATGAAGTTAATTTATAAACCAAAGTCAGCCGATACAGATGAGTTTATTGAATGGTTTTGTTCTGAACTTAGAAAACATCAGATTCATACTCCATTATATATTCCATTAACTATTCGCCTTAATCACGGTTGTCTGCAACAATTCATCACCCAAGACCCCTTGAATACTAGTGCGGTTGATGCGAAAAGCATTGGCGCTGCAGTCGCCATTTTATATGTACTTCGAGCAACCGATATTCACTCTAAAAATATAATAATTTCACAAGGAAAAACATATATTTTAGATACTGAAACAATTTTTTCACAAAAAGGAAATTACCTTGATTATTATTCTCCATTTGATGTTGGTATTTTTCCTTCACCAACAGCAGTAAAAGAAGGTGAAGTTTTCGATTTTTCCATAATAGAAATAATTACTGCCGGACTACGAAGCCAGCCAACTGAATTATTTTTATCGACAGCGATAAAGTTTTTCAGCAAAACTTTGCATGAAATATCTAGTGTAAAACACCATATTATAGACGCTGTCAAGTTCAGGATAAATTGTAATGATATCTTAATTAGAACGATATTACGTCCGTCTTTTGGATATTTTTATATCATAAAAAAACTCCCTCTGCTATTAAAAATATCAAAAAAATATAGATGCAATATCGCTAGTCAGATGCTAGTTAATAAGAGCTCAATATTGCCTGAAGTTTTTAAAGAAGAATGCAAATCTCTTGCTGATTACGAAATTCCTGCTTTTCGAGTAAGCGTAAAATATGGTGCAGTTTATTACCGTGGAATACTAGTGTCTAACAGCCCGTCCCCAATAGATGATTGGATAGATCATATCAAAGAATTAAGCCCAGGACGCTGTACATATATTTCGAATTTAATTTTGAAATCTGTTAAATCAATCCCGCTGGATAAGCAATGCTCAGGCAATTTATCACGGAAGCCCGCTCGTTCATATTTACAAGCAAAAAACTTAGTTCACTCCATTTATAAAACAATAGAAAAATTTGCATACTTGTCAATTGAATCTGATGAGTTATATGCAGATTTTCCCATTGAAAAATCAAGATTCCGTTTACTACGGCATAATATTGGTCTGTATAATGGATGGAGTGGATTTGCATTATTTTCAAGACTATATGGCCATGTATTCGACAAACCTCACTCTATTGACTTGGCCGACAAAATAGTATCGATGTGCGCGAAAACCGCTGTTCAAACTAACTTTATAGACCTCGCTATGGGAATTAGTGGAATAGTAATTGCTCAAGAATACCCAAATACATACCATCTTAAGAAAGATATATGCAACCCATTATGGCGGCACATTGATTATCAGGCACTAAGTGATTTGCAAATGAATTGTGGACACGACTTCATCAATGGTACTAGTGGAGCTTATTTCGCGGCATACCAGAGCATGGATAATAATTTTGATCATGCGAAAGGTGTTCTCGACTTTCAACAGTTTTTTATAGATTCAACGCTAGAAAAACTCGCCTCTTCTCCTCATATGCCCATCGGCGTTGCACATGGCTCTTCGGGATTACTAGTGGGACTTGCTGCAGTTTATCGGTTGACACAAAGTTCTGCCCAGAAAACAGCTATTGTAAATGCGATTAATATGACATTAAAACGACAAGATGAATTCTTTGACCCCTCTCGTGGATGGCCTGATCTTCGGCATGGTACCAGTCTCGGTTGTAGTGATTATTTAACAAACTGGTGTAGTGGGGTTACCGGGATCGCATGGGCAAGAGTTTTACTTTTGCGGTATATGGGAGCTGCATTGCTTAATGAGTCGAATGAGTTAATCGAGCGAACAGTGCATTTAGCTGTAAAACTGGTAATGAATTCGGCTGTTGCTGCGCCATTTGATCTTTGTTGTGGCGAAGCAGGAAAAATTGATTTCCTAATAAATATCGCCCCATATCATACGGGCACAGTAGTTAAGAAAACCGCCGCTCTCCGAGCAATTGCTATGGCCGATCAGCTTTTATCAATGGGTAATACATTCAGGGGGGGGGCAAGTAATAACGTTGGCCTATTTAAGGGCCCATCTGGTATTGGTTACGTTCTTTGTCGTGTTCTATCGTCAGATACCTATCGGGGGTTTATGTAG
- a CDS encoding site-specific integrase: protein MAYIRPLANGNFRADVRLKGIVKNKTFPTESLAQAWADNIENGIKTILNLDQAQLMALSEDEICALGGDDLFKQLGIDLFAIRHQAKLEAINALSKKELLQLSVQEIERMGGAELFIKAGKRSSAYLGDTKNGTSRDLYLAPVVMTELKRHQEVGTGLIFPSVELPEQPMDFRKAWRNVLKAANIADRDILNPDGSIKLEKFTFHCLRHGFCSALSDSGKEINQIAKLAGHKSIQTTMRYIHQGRDQKRQIVNELAQAFKL from the coding sequence ATGGCCTACATCCGACCTTTAGCCAACGGCAATTTTCGCGCCGATGTCCGCCTGAAAGGCATAGTCAAAAACAAAACCTTCCCAACGGAAAGCCTCGCACAAGCCTGGGCCGATAACATCGAGAACGGCATCAAGACTATTTTGAACCTGGATCAGGCGCAATTAATGGCCCTTTCAGAGGATGAAATTTGCGCCTTGGGCGGCGATGATCTTTTCAAGCAGTTGGGTATCGATCTGTTTGCAATCCGGCATCAGGCTAAGCTGGAAGCTATCAACGCGCTTTCCAAAAAGGAGTTGTTACAGCTTTCCGTGCAAGAAATCGAGCGCATGGGCGGCGCTGAGCTATTCATCAAGGCCGGCAAACGCAGCAGCGCCTATCTGGGCGACACCAAAAACGGCACCAGTCGGGATCTGTATTTAGCGCCTGTCGTCATGACCGAGCTGAAACGCCATCAGGAAGTCGGCACCGGTTTGATCTTCCCATCGGTTGAACTTCCCGAGCAACCGATGGATTTTCGCAAGGCGTGGCGAAACGTATTGAAAGCCGCCAATATCGCTGACCGGGACATTCTGAACCCGGACGGCAGTATCAAACTGGAGAAATTTACCTTCCATTGCCTACGGCATGGCTTCTGCTCGGCGTTGTCCGACTCCGGCAAGGAGATCAATCAAATCGCCAAACTGGCCGGCCACAAGAGTATTCAAACCACCATGCGCTATATCCATCAGGGACGCGACCAAAAGCGGCAGATCGTCAACGAACTGGCTCAGGCCTTTAAGCTGTAG